The Lactuca sativa cultivar Salinas chromosome 2, Lsat_Salinas_v11, whole genome shotgun sequence genome includes a window with the following:
- the LOC111906478 gene encoding uncharacterized protein LOC111906478 codes for MASVLVNGPPTDEFQIHRGLRQGDPLSAFLFILTMEGLHVALVRARSDNAFRGISISGVEISHLLYVDDVMLITSWDPENINRLIRIIWCFYMAFDLKINLLESKLIGVGVSFTDIGSVAERIGCAASDLPFSHLGVPVGQSVNHISAWHPILDRFLSRFLG; via the coding sequence ATGGCCTCTGTTTTGGTCAATGGTCCCCCGACTGATGAATTTCAAATTCATCGTGGTTTGAGACAGGGTGACCCTTTATCCgcttttttattcattttgactATGGAAGGGCTTCATGTTGCTTTGGTTAGGGCCCGTTCGGATAACGCCTTCAGGGGGATTTCTATTTCAGGGGTCGAGATTTCGCATCTTCTTTatgtggatgacgtcatgttgaTTACTTCTTGGGATCCTGAGAATATCAACCGTCTTATTCGTATTATTTGGTGTTTTTATATGGCGTTTGATCTCAAAATTAATTTGCTTGAAAGTAAATTGATTGGTGTGGGTGTTTCTTTTACCGATATTGGTAGTGTTGCAGAAAGAATCGGGTGTGCTGCCTCTGATTTGCCTTTTTCTCACCTTGGTGTTCCAGTAGGGCAGTCTGTGAATCATATTTCTGCTTGGCACCCTATCCTTGATCGTTTCCTGAGTAGATTTTTGGGTTAG